In Humulus lupulus chromosome 6, drHumLupu1.1, whole genome shotgun sequence, a single genomic region encodes these proteins:
- the LOC133782366 gene encoding pentatricopeptide repeat-containing protein At5g16860: MALFFICRNLKVLKFLNATNPKAFFYTGPTSNTLEITTSQLKECKYVIRAKLIHQKILVLGLAHRVTDLIGAYITCNAPSYAMVLLERLEPLPYSLFWWNALMRRAIRSGLLNDVLVLHLRMQRLGWSPNHYTFPFVLKACGELSSFRLGASVHAAVCSNGFNGNVFVCNAVITMYGRCGALGDAHKMFEEVFNRGICDVVSWNSIVAAYSQNGESKNALNMFDRMMKDLNARPNAFSLVNILPACGSMGLSMWGKEVHAFAVRNGFNEDLYVSNAIVGMYAKCEMMDEANKIFEQMKVKDVVSWNAMVTGYSHVGRFEDAIGLFEKMSNEKIELNVVTWSAVIAGFAQRGLGHEALNVFRQMQGCGFDPNVVTLVSLLSGCASAGALLQGKEAHCYAIKCVLNRDRKDQEEDLMIINSLIDMYAKCNGLEIARKMFDLIEPKEKNVVSWTVIIGGYAQHGEANDALIIFSQMLGQLNYQKPNAFTMSCALMACAHLGALRFGKQIHAYVIRNEHDSMTPFVSNCLIDMYSKSGGIGDAQVVFNKIKHKNFVSWTSLMSGYGMHGYGKEALHVFDDMRKVGMVPDGVTFVVLLYACSHCGLIDEGIRYFSDMTKDYGVTPGAEHYACMVDLLGRAGRMSEALKLISHMPMEPTPIVWFSLLSGCRIHGNIEVGEYAANRLLELDLQNDGSYTLLSNMYANAKRWKDVARIRYLMKHTGVKKRPGCSWVQGKEGTTTFFVGDRRHPQSQQIYKLLASLIERIRAIGYVPETSFALHDVDDEEKGDLLFEHSEKLALAYAIVTTPPGAPIRITKNIRVCGDCHNAMTYISMVIEHEIILRDSSRFHHFKNGSCSCRGYW, from the coding sequence ATGGCCCTTTTCTTTATTTGTCGAAACCTCAAAGTTTTGAAATTTCTCAACGCTACTAACCCGAAGGCCTTCTTCTACACAGGACCAACCTCAAACACTCTTGAAATAACCACCTCCCAACTGAAGGAATGCAAGTATGTGATCCGGGCCAAGCTTATTCACCAAAAAATCCTGGTCCTAGGACTAGCACATCGTGTCACAGACCTTATTGGTGCCTACATAACATGCAATGCTCCATCATATGCCATGGTGCTTCTTGAGCGCCTCGAGCCGTTGCCATATTCTTTGTTCTGGTGGAATGCATTGATGAGGCGCGCAATTCGGTCTGGTTTGCTAAATGACGTTCTCGTACTGCACCTTCGAATGCAGAGACTTGGATGGAGTCCTAACCATTACACATTTCCTTTTGTTCTCAAAGCTTGTGGTGAACTTTCCTCATTTCGGCTAGGCGCTTCGGTTCACGCTGCAGTATGCTCAAATGGGTTTAATGGAAATGTGTTTGTTTGTAATGCTGTGATCACGATGTATGGTCGTTGTGGTGCGCTGGGAGATGCACACAAAATGTTTGAAGAAGTGTTCAACAGAGGAATATGTGATGTTGTTTCATGGAACTCAATTGTGGCTGCTTATTCCCAGAATGGTGAGTCAAAGAATGCATTGAATATGTTTGATCGAATGATGAAGGATCTTAATGCACGTCCTAATGCTTTTAGTCTAGTGAATATCCTTCCTGCTTGTGGCTCTATGGGTTTGTCAATGTGGGGTAAGGAGGTTCATGCTTTTGCTGTCCGGAATGGTTTTAATGAAGATTTATATGTCAGTAATGCCATTGTGGGCATGTATGCCAAGTGTGAGATGATGGATGAAGCTAACAAGATTTTTGAACAAATGAAGGTTAAGGATGTTGTATCGTGGAATGCTATGGTTACAGGGTATTCTCATGTTGGTAGATTTGAAGATGCTATTGGCCTATTTGAAAAGATGAGTAATGAGAAAATTGAATTGAATGTTGTGACATGGAGTGCAGTAATTGCAGGTTTTGCTCAACGGGGTTTAGGTCATGAAGCGTTGAATGTATTTCGACAAATGCAAGGTTGTGGTTTTGATCCAAATGTTGTTACCCTTGTGTCTCTTCTGTCAGGTTGTGCATCTGCAGGAGCATTACTTCAAGGAAAAGAGGCTCATTGTTATGCCATAAAATGTGTTCTAAACCGGGACAGGAAAGATCAAGAGGAAGATTTAATGATTATTAATAGTCTAATCGACATGTATGCTAAATGCAATGGTCTCGAAATAGCACGAAAGATGTTTGATTTAATAGAACCAAAGGAGAAAAATGTGGTGAGTTGGACAGTCATCATTGGTGGGTATGCTCAACATGGGGAAGCCAATGATGCCCTAATTATTTTTTCCCAAATGCTTGGTCAACTTAACTACCAAAAGCCTAATGCTTTCACCATGTCTTGTGCTTTGATGGCATGTGCTCATTTAGGGGCACTAAGATTCGGTAAACAAATTCATGCCTATGTAATTCGGAATGAACATGATTCCATGACACCTTTTGTGTCTAATTGCCTTATTGATATGTATTCCAAATCTGGAGGCATTGGTGATGCTCAAGTTGTGTTTAACAAGATAAAACACAAGAATTTTGTTTCATGGACATCGCTGATGAGTGGTTATGGCATGCATGGTTATGGTAAAGAAGCTCTTCACGTGTTTGATGATATGAGAAAAGTAGGTATGGTGCCTGATGGTGTTACCTTTGTTGTTCTCCTATATGCTTGTAGCCATTGTGGGTTAATTGATGAGGGAATAAGATATTTTAGTGACATGACCAAGGATTATGGTGTTACTCCTGGGGCAGAACACTACGCTTGCATGGTTGATCTCTTGGGTCGTGCTGGTCGCATGTCAGAAGCTTTGAAGCTTATCAGTCACATGCCTATGGAACCTACTCCGATAGTTTGGTTTTCATTACTCAGTGGTTGTAGGATTCATGGAAACATTGAGGTTGGGGAATATGCTGCAAATAGGTTGTTAGAGTTGGACTTGCAGAATGATGGGTCCTACACTTTGTTATCAAACATGTACGCCAATGCTAAGCGATGGAAAGATGTTGCCAGGATTAGATATTTGATGAAACATACAGGGGTCAAGAAGAGGCCTGGTTGTAGTTGGGTGCAAGGTAAGGAAGGCACCACAACCTTTTTTGTAGGAGACAGACGACATCCTCAATCCCAACAAATATATAAATTGCTTGCAAGCTTGATAGAGCGCATTAGAGCCATCGGGTATGTTCCAGAAACCAGTTTTGCACTCCATGATGTGGATGATGAGGAGAAAGGTGATCTTCTCTTTGAACATAGTGAGAAGTTGGCTCTTGCCTATGCCATCGTAACGACTCCACCTGGTGCACCTATTCGTATCACCAAGAATATACGTGTTTGTGGTGATTGCCACAATGCCATGACCTATATATCCATGGTTATTGAACATGAAATCATATTAAGAGATTCAAGTCGCTTCCATCATTTTAAGAATGGTTCCTGTTCTTGCAGAGGTTATTGGTGA